TTCCGGCCATGGACCGGCTCGTGCCGCTGATCATCCAGGACAAGACCTTCATCGGCCCGGAGGGCAATCCCGATGGTGGCCGGGGAAGGCCTGGTGACCTGTGGTACCCAAACCTGTATGAGAAGAACTCCGTCGGACCGTCGGGCCGCTGGGACTGGGGCGGGGACAGCTTTCCGGGTACGTTCAGCACCGATCCGCCGAACCCCTCTTGCGTGCCCGAGTTCTTCGCGGACACCCCGGTCATCAACGGGATGGCGTATCCGTACCTCGAGCTCGAACCGCGCCGCTATCGGTTCCTGTTCCTGAACGGCTCGCAGGCGCGCTTCCTGAACCTGCAGCTCTACTTCGCGCGGTCGATGGACACGAACAACCCGGCATCGGGGGAACCGGACCTGAAGCACACCAAGGGGATTCCGGCGTTCGTCCAGATTGGCGCCGAGGGCGGCTTCCTGCCGGCGCCGGTCGTGTTCCCGAACGATCCCCCGATGCAGATGGCGTTCGATACCGACCCGACGAGCCCCACCAACGGGAACGCCACACAGTACAACCTGTTGATGGCGCCCGCCGAGCGTGCCGACGTGATCGTCGACTTCTCGAAGGTCAAGCCGGGCTCGGTGATGGTCCTCTACAGTGATGCGCCGGCGCCATTCCCGGGCGGCGATCCTCGGAACGACTACTTTACGGGCGATCCGGACTACACCAGCGCCGCGGCGAATAAGGACGGCCTCGCCGGCGGGGCGGCGACCACCCTCGACGGGGCTGGGCCGAACACCCGTACGTTGATGCAGATTCGAATCGTGCCGCGCGTCGGCGCGGCCGACCCGGTCCTGCCGCTACCCCTGCTGCCGCCGATGGATCCCCCTCCGCTCATCAGGCCCGGCCATGTTCCCGCGTGGGTATCGAATCCGAATCTCAAGAATGAGCCCCCCGCCCGTGTCGATGTCGTCCGTGATCTCACGCTCAACGAGTACTTCGACGAGTATGGCCGCCTGATCCAGATGCTCGGCACCACAGAACCGACGGGGGTGGACGGCGGCGGAGCGCGACTCTATGGCGCCGAGTATTTCGACCCAACGTCGCTCCAAAGCGCCGCGTTCCAGTCGCCGACGGTCGGCGCCGTAGAAGTGTGGCGGATCTTCAACACGACGGGAGACACCCACCCGATGCACTTCCACCTGGTGAACCTCCAGGTGATCTCGCGGCAGGCGTTCGACGAGGGCGCGTTCATGAAGACCGGAGCCATCACTTTCATCGGGCCGGCAAGGCCCGCGGATCCGAACGAGCGCGGCTGGAAGGAAACGATCCGGATGAACCCTGCCGAGTGCATCACGCTCATCACCCGGTTCAGCCTGCCGGCCGACCCGGTCGTCGATCACAGGCGCGTGACGGTGCCCTACAGTCCGCGATTCGAGGTGATGGGCATCAAGGGGTACGAGTACGTGTGGCACTGCCACATCCTGGAGCACGAGGAGCACGACATGATGCACTCGCTCCTCGTGACCAGGTAGCGCGGGGTCTGCCAGGAGTGAACCGATGAGAAAGGCTGCTGCCTTTTCACTGGTGTGCGTCGTGGCCGGCCTGGCCTTCGTGGCGGGTTCCTGGGTGACGTGGCACATGTCCGCCCGGGGACGGGAGCCCGGACGAGCGCGGACGGTCCTGTATTGGGTGGATCCGATGCACCCGTCCTACAAGTCCGACAAGCCGGGCATCGCTCCCGATTGCGGCATGCAGCTCGAGCCGGTGTACGCCGACGAGCGCTCCGCAGTCGGGGGCCGAGTGTTGCCGCCCAACGCGATTCAGGTGTCCGTCGATCGGCAGCAGTTGATTGGCGTAAGGCTCGGCCATGCGGAACCGGCGCCGACTGCACGCACGGCGACCACAGTCGGACGGGTGGCGGTGGATGAGACGCGCGTCTTTCGCGTGGCGACGGGGGTGGATGGCCTCGTCCACGACGTCGCGCCGGTCTCCACGACGAACCTCGTCCACAAAGACGAACTGCTGCTGCGCATCACCGCTCGCGACATTCTCACGGCCGAACAGAGCTTCTTCTACGGCCTGGCGGCGGTCGAGCGGTACCAGAAGGAAGGATCCGCGGGGCCGGATCAGATGAAGATCGCTGAGGCACAAGTGAAATCCGGCGCCGATTCACTTGCTGCCTATGGCGTCGGCGCACGCCAGATCGAGGACCTGCGCCGCACGAGAGTGCCGACGACCGACGTGGACATCCGGTCTCCTGTGACGGGCTTCGTCCTCTCGCGCACGGTATTCTCCAACCAGCGCTACGACCGGGGCGCGGAACTGTTTCGCATGGCCGATCTTCGACGAGTGTGGGTGCTGGCCGACGTCTTCGCCAACGAGGCGACCGCGTTGAGACCGGGCATGGCTGTGCGCCTCATCCTGCCCTATGGCGGCGGCCGGCGCCTCCACGGGCGCGTGGCCAATGCACTGCCGGCCTTCGATACCGCCTCCCGCACATTCAAGGTTCGGATCGAGGTCGACAATCCTGACTACCTCCTGCGGCCGGACATGTTCGTGGACGTGCAATTCGACGTCGCCCTGTCACCTGGTCTCACGGTTCCGGCCGACGCGGTGGTGGATTCCGGCGCGCGCGCGACGGTCTTCGTGGACCGAGGCAATGGGTACTTCGAGCCACGGACGGTCGAAACCGGTTGGCGGGACGGCAATCGCGTCCAGGTGCTGAGCGGCCTGACCGAGACGGACGCCATCGTCGTGTCGGGCAATTTTCTGCTCGATTCCGAATCGAGGATGCGAGCGGCAACGACCGGGGTGAACCCCGCGACGAGTCAGATCGACCCGGTGTGCGGCATGTCCGTGGATCCCGAGCGCGCTCGCGGTGCCGGGCAGACGCTCTCGCACGCCGGCCGCATGTACTACTTCTGCTCCCGCCAGTGCCGGGAGCGATTCGAGACGAACCCAGGCTCGTACACGTCGGAACACGATCACCTTCTGCCGTCATCGGCGCCGCGCCAGGTCGACGGTTCTCGACGGTCGCCGCCGATTGGTCGAAAGACCGAGCCGGCATCCACCGCGCCGGCTGGGATGGCGCAGCAAGACACGGTCGACGCGGGAATCGGTGCGCCCGCCAATGCGGTGATGATGGCGCAGGAGAAGGAAACGGAGCGGCCGGCTGCCTTCGATCATCAACAATACGCGCCGAAGAACAGGCTGCTTCGCCGTTCACATGTCGGGGCGTCATCCTCGATGGTTGAGGCGAAAGCCGACAGCGTCGCGTCAGCCGGGATCGCCGAAGACAACGTGCAACTCGACGTCGCGTGCGCTGCCATCGTCAACAAGATGGAGGCCTCGAGCAAAGGGCTCTTCGCGGTCTACAAGGACAAGACCTACTATTTCTCGAACGCTGACTGCAAGACCCGGTTCGACAAGGAGCCCGAGAAGTTCATCGGCAGGTGAGCGTCGGGTTCGACGACGAAGTCGTTACACGGTTTCTCCCAGGGGCGTGTCGCGTCGTCTCTCGCTCGATGACGGATTGTGCCTGGTTCCCGCCCAATCGTCGCCTCGACGGTTTCGGCGCCCGCCGGCCCGGGCCTTGCTCTCGCTCCAATCCTCGACACACGTTGCCCCCCCAAGTGACATCGAACAGCGCGAGGTCGCCGGTACACCGGTGCCACGGTTCACGAGTATCCCGACCTCTGCCGAGAAGGGGCTTGATGATGGTCCATCGATTCCGTCTGTTGCAGCGGCCGCGAATGACGCTCATTGCCCTGGCGATCCTGGCTGGTGTCTTTGTGGCCGGGGCGCCGCGAATCTCCGGGCAGGCCGGCACGACCGGCTGGAAGGTCGTTGCCTGGAACAACCTCGGCATGCACTGCATGGATGCCGATTTCAGCGTATTCGCCATCCTTCCCCCGTACAACACGATCCAGGCCCAGGTGATCGACGCGGCCGGCAATCTGGTGACGAGCCAGGCCGGCGTGAACCTGAGCTATCAGGGCATCGCGGATCCTACGGGGTCCATCAACACCACCTCGGCGGGCAAGACCAACTTCTGGTCGTTCGTCGCTCCGATGTTCGGCGTGACCCTGCCGGCAGACGTCGGCCTGCTCAACCACAACATGCCCGGGCTGGCCAACACTGCGCAGCCAATGGTTTTCGACCCGGCATTCAACTGGTTCATCGCCGAGGGCATCCCGATCACGCCCTACGACAATGCCGGCGCCAAGAATCCCTACCCGCTGATGAAGGTGACGGCGAGCGACGCGGCCGGCGCGCCGCTCGCGTCAACGAACATCGTGTTGCCGGTCTCCGATGAGATGGACTGCTCAGCGTGTCACTCTTCGGCCTCTGGCCCCGCGGCGCGTCCACGGGCCGGCTGGGTGAATCTCGCGGACGCGCAGCGCGACTATCGCTTCAACATCTTGCGGCTGCACGACGACCGGCAGCTTGGCAATCCAGCCTTCCTCAGCGCGCTTGCTGCCAAGGGCTACCGAAGCACCGGCCTGGAAGCCACTGCATCGGGAGGCAGGGCGATCCTGTGCGCCGCGTGTCACAAGTCGGAAGCACTGGTGGGCAGTGGCATGACCGGGATTCCGCCGCTCACGACTGCCGTCCATGCCCTGCACGCCAGGGTCGTGGATCCGACGAACAACTTCACGCTCGACTCGAGCA
The Vicinamibacterales bacterium genome window above contains:
- a CDS encoding efflux RND transporter periplasmic adaptor subunit, whose product is MRKAAAFSLVCVVAGLAFVAGSWVTWHMSARGREPGRARTVLYWVDPMHPSYKSDKPGIAPDCGMQLEPVYADERSAVGGRVLPPNAIQVSVDRQQLIGVRLGHAEPAPTARTATTVGRVAVDETRVFRVATGVDGLVHDVAPVSTTNLVHKDELLLRITARDILTAEQSFFYGLAAVERYQKEGSAGPDQMKIAEAQVKSGADSLAAYGVGARQIEDLRRTRVPTTDVDIRSPVTGFVLSRTVFSNQRYDRGAELFRMADLRRVWVLADVFANEATALRPGMAVRLILPYGGGRRLHGRVANALPAFDTASRTFKVRIEVDNPDYLLRPDMFVDVQFDVALSPGLTVPADAVVDSGARATVFVDRGNGYFEPRTVETGWRDGNRVQVLSGLTETDAIVVSGNFLLDSESRMRAATTGVNPATSQIDPVCGMSVDPERARGAGQTLSHAGRMYYFCSRQCRERFETNPGSYTSEHDHLLPSSAPRQVDGSRRSPPIGRKTEPASTAPAGMAQQDTVDAGIGAPANAVMMAQEKETERPAAFDHQQYAPKNRLLRRSHVGASSSMVEAKADSVASAGIAEDNVQLDVACAAIVNKMEASSKGLFAVYKDKTYYFSNADCKTRFDKEPEKFIGR
- a CDS encoding multicopper oxidase domain-containing protein; the protein is VHLHGGFIPWVSDGGPFHWFDAQGNEGLSRVAWLPISPGDPRYVRGPKANNLSKDYWYPNDQSMRLMWYHDHAVGITRLNAYAGLATGYLLQDAWEQALIKIGAIPAMDRLVPLIIQDKTFIGPEGNPDGGRGRPGDLWYPNLYEKNSVGPSGRWDWGGDSFPGTFSTDPPNPSCVPEFFADTPVINGMAYPYLELEPRRYRFLFLNGSQARFLNLQLYFARSMDTNNPASGEPDLKHTKGIPAFVQIGAEGGFLPAPVVFPNDPPMQMAFDTDPTSPTNGNATQYNLLMAPAERADVIVDFSKVKPGSVMVLYSDAPAPFPGGDPRNDYFTGDPDYTSAAANKDGLAGGAATTLDGAGPNTRTLMQIRIVPRVGAADPVLPLPLLPPMDPPPLIRPGHVPAWVSNPNLKNEPPARVDVVRDLTLNEYFDEYGRLIQMLGTTEPTGVDGGGARLYGAEYFDPTSLQSAAFQSPTVGAVEVWRIFNTTGDTHPMHFHLVNLQVISRQAFDEGAFMKTGAITFIGPARPADPNERGWKETIRMNPAECITLITRFSLPADPVVDHRRVTVPYSPRFEVMGIKGYEYVWHCHILEHEEHDMMHSLLVTR